In the Magnetospira sp. QH-2 genome, one interval contains:
- the rplL gene encoding 50S ribosomal protein L7/L12, producing MADLEKIAEELSALTVLEAAELSKLLEDKWGVSAAAAPVAVAAMPGAAGGGEAAEEKTEFDVILTSAGEKKINVIKEVRAITGLGLKEAKDLVEGAPKPVKEGVPKDEAEELKKKLEAAGAGVEVK from the coding sequence ATGGCCGATCTTGAGAAAATTGCCGAAGAACTGTCCGCACTGACCGTGCTGGAAGCCGCCGAATTGTCCAAGCTGCTGGAAGACAAGTGGGGCGTGTCCGCCGCCGCTGCTCCGGTGGCCGTGGCCGCCATGCCCGGTGCCGCCGGTGGTGGCGAAGCCGCCGAGGAAAAGACCGAGTTTGATGTCATCCTGACTTCTGCTGGTGAGAAGAAGATCAATGTCATCAAGGAAGTCCGGGCCATCACCGGTCTTGGCCTGAAAGAAGCCAAGGACCTGGTCGAAGGCGCCCCGAAGCCCGTCAAGGAAGGCGTGCCCAAGGACGAAGCCGAAGAGCTGAAGAAGAAGCTCGAAGCAGCTGGCGCTGGCGTCGAAGTCAAGTAA
- the tuf gene encoding elongation factor Tu, translated as MSKEKFERNKPHCNVGTIGHVDHGKTTLTAAITKVLAEASGGQVMAFDEIDKAPEEKARGITISTAHVEYETDARHYAHVDCPGHADYVKNMITGAAQMDGAILVCSAADGPMPQTREHILLARQVGVPAIVVYMNKVDQVDDEELLELVEMEIRELLSSYEFPGDDIPIVKGSALAALEGRDPEIGTNSIMELAKAIDDYIPQPERPKDQPFLMPIEDVFSISGRGTVVTGRVERGVVKVGEEIEIVGIRPTTKTTCTGVEMFRKLLDQGEAGDNIGALLRGTKREDVERGQVLSHPGTITPHTKFKCECYILTKEEGGRHTPFFSNYRPQFYFRTTDVTGTIELPEGTEMVMPGDNIAMVVQLINPIAMDEGLRFAIREGGRTVGAGVVASIIE; from the coding sequence ATGTCGAAGGAAAAGTTTGAACGGAATAAGCCGCATTGCAACGTCGGTACGATTGGCCACGTTGATCATGGCAAGACGACGCTGACGGCGGCGATCACGAAGGTTCTGGCGGAAGCCAGCGGCGGTCAGGTTATGGCCTTTGACGAGATTGACAAGGCGCCGGAAGAGAAGGCGCGCGGCATCACGATTTCGACGGCTCACGTTGAATACGAGACCGATGCCCGCCACTACGCGCATGTTGATTGCCCGGGTCACGCGGATTATGTGAAGAACATGATCACGGGCGCGGCGCAGATGGACGGCGCGATCCTGGTCTGCTCGGCGGCGGATGGCCCGATGCCTCAGACCCGCGAGCACATTTTGTTGGCCCGCCAGGTTGGTGTTCCGGCGATCGTTGTTTACATGAACAAGGTTGACCAGGTTGACGACGAAGAGTTGTTGGAGCTGGTTGAGATGGAAATCCGCGAGCTGCTGAGCTCTTACGAGTTCCCTGGCGACGACATTCCGATTGTCAAGGGATCGGCGCTGGCTGCTTTGGAAGGCCGCGATCCGGAGATCGGCACGAACTCGATCATGGAACTGGCCAAGGCGATTGACGACTATATCCCGCAGCCGGAGCGTCCGAAGGATCAGCCGTTCTTGATGCCGATCGAAGACGTATTCTCGATCTCGGGCCGTGGCACGGTTGTGACCGGTCGCGTTGAGCGAGGCGTAGTCAAGGTGGGCGAGGAAATCGAGATTGTCGGTATCCGTCCGACCACCAAGACGACCTGTACGGGCGTTGAAATGTTCCGCAAGCTGCTTGATCAGGGCGAAGCAGGCGACAACATCGGCGCCTTGCTGCGCGGCACGAAGCGCGAAGACGTTGAGCGTGGCCAGGTTCTGTCGCATCCGGGCACGATCACGCCGCACACCAAGTTCAAGTGCGAGTGCTACATCCTGACCAAGGAAGAAGGTGGCCGTCACACGCCGTTTTTCTCCAACTATCGTCCGCAGTTCTACTTCCGGACGACGGACGTGACCGGAACCATCGAGCTGCCGGAAGGCACCGAGATGGTCATGCCGGGTGACAACATCGCAATGGTCGTCCAGTTGATCAATCCGATCGCCATGGATGAAGGCCTGCGCTTCGCCATTCGCGAAGGCGGTCGGACCGTCGGCGCCGGCGTCGTCGCCAGCATTATCGAATAA
- the secE gene encoding preprotein translocase subunit SecE: MAKTNPSQFLREVRQEGAKVTWPSRKETSITTGMVFVMVILAALFFLVVDWALSSGVKFIFGLGG; encoded by the coding sequence ATGGCCAAGACCAATCCGTCGCAGTTCTTGCGCGAGGTGCGCCAGGAAGGAGCCAAGGTAACTTGGCCGTCGCGCAAGGAAACCAGCATCACCACCGGCATGGTATTTGTCATGGTGATTTTGGCCGCGCTGTTTTTCCTGGTCGTTGACTGGGCGCTGTCGAGCGGCGTCAAGTTCATCTTCGGTCTGGGGGGCTGA
- the rlmB gene encoding 23S rRNA (guanosine(2251)-2'-O)-methyltransferase RlmB, giving the protein MAGDATWIWGTHPVQAAWTNPDRRLLRLIGTSEALKTLTSLPDRPHPESLTRGEITQVLPEGALHQGLAALIRPLPERFVEDLAGDCADDSQALVVVLDRANDPHNIGAVLRSAAAFGARALILPRHHAPDVTGVMAKAACGALERVPLIQVPNISRALGTLKESGFWCVGLDGRADSDLPTLDLNGRTALVMGSEGDGLRRLTRETCDLLARIPMTSAVESLNLSNAAAIALYEIARRRTA; this is encoded by the coding sequence ATGGCGGGGGATGCAACCTGGATTTGGGGCACGCATCCCGTACAGGCGGCTTGGACCAACCCGGACCGGCGGTTGCTCCGGCTCATTGGCACCAGCGAAGCGCTCAAGACCCTGACCAGCTTGCCGGATCGACCGCACCCGGAATCCCTGACGCGCGGAGAGATAACCCAGGTTCTTCCCGAGGGCGCCTTGCATCAGGGATTGGCTGCCCTGATTCGCCCCCTGCCCGAACGTTTCGTGGAAGATCTGGCCGGAGACTGCGCCGACGATTCCCAGGCTCTCGTGGTGGTCCTGGATCGGGCCAACGACCCACACAATATCGGGGCTGTGTTGCGCTCGGCCGCGGCATTTGGCGCGCGCGCTCTGATTCTCCCCCGCCACCACGCACCCGATGTCACCGGAGTCATGGCCAAGGCCGCCTGTGGGGCCCTGGAGCGGGTGCCGCTGATCCAGGTGCCCAATATCTCCCGCGCCTTAGGGACCTTGAAAGAATCGGGGTTTTGGTGTGTCGGGTTGGATGGCCGGGCGGACTCAGATTTGCCGACCCTTGATCTGAACGGGCGCACGGCGCTGGTCATGGGGTCCGAGGGAGATGGCCTGCGGCGGCTGACCCGTGAAACCTGCGACCTGTTGGCCCGCATTCCCATGACCTCCGCGGTGGAAAGCCTGAACTTGTCCAACGCAGCGGCGATTGCGCTATATGAAATTGCCCGGCGACGAACGGCCTAA
- the rplK gene encoding 50S ribosomal protein L11, protein MAKKISGYIKLQIAAGQANPSPPVGPALGQAGVNIMEFCKAFNASTQQMEQGMPIPVVITVYADKSFTFVTKSPPASFFIKKAAGLSKGSSNPGVELNGTVTVEQLREIAEQKKADLNSNDVEGAVAMLAGTARSMGIEVSE, encoded by the coding sequence ATGGCAAAGAAGATCAGCGGCTATATCAAGCTGCAAATTGCTGCCGGTCAGGCGAATCCTTCGCCGCCGGTCGGCCCCGCGCTCGGTCAGGCCGGCGTGAACATCATGGAATTCTGCAAGGCGTTCAACGCCTCTACCCAGCAGATGGAACAGGGCATGCCCATTCCCGTGGTGATTACGGTCTATGCCGACAAGTCGTTTACATTCGTTACCAAATCGCCGCCCGCGAGCTTCTTCATCAAAAAGGCTGCCGGACTCTCGAAGGGATCCAGCAACCCGGGTGTGGAACTCAACGGAACAGTCACGGTCGAGCAGCTCCGCGAAATTGCCGAGCAGAAGAAAGCCGACCTGAACTCCAACGACGTGGAAGGCGCCGTGGCCATGCTGGCCGGGACCGCTCGCTCCATGGGCATTGAGGTATCGGAGTAG
- the rpoB gene encoding DNA-directed RNA polymerase subunit beta, whose translation MSNSFTGHNRIRKSFGRIPVVAPMPNLIEVQKTSYECFLQRDTPVAERTESGLQEVLKSVFPINDFSERGTLEFVSYEFEEPKYDVEECQQRGMTYSAPLKVTLRLVVWDVDEETGARSVRDIKEQDVYMGDMPLMTANGTFVVNGTERVIVSQMHRSPGVFFDHDKGKTHSSGKYLFAARVIPYRGSWLDFEFDAKDLVYVRIDRRRKLPVTTLLLALMADGPAEGENLGEETRRTGGMSPEQILNFFYDTVSFTKGAKGWKTAFDAKRLAGTKMAFDLVDANTGDVVAEIGKKMTPRLARKLTEAGMTEQLISLEELVGRYIAQDLINEETGELFCEAGDELTEEILEILEKAGITEIPTLAIDHINVGPYIRNTLAIDKNTTREEALIDIYRVMRPGEPPTLDTAENLFGGLFFDSERYDLSPVGRVKMNSRLGFETEDTLRTLRSEDILEVVKVLVELKDGKGEIDDIDHLGNRRVRSVGELMENQYRVGLLRMERAIKERMSSVDIDTVMPHDLINAKPAAAAVREFFGSSQLSQFMDQTNPLSEITHKRRLSALGPGGLTRERAGFEVRDVHPTHYGRICPIETPEGPNIGLINSLATYARVNQYGFIESPYRKVVDGKVSDDVMYMSAMQEGKFAIAQANTELAEDGSFVQDLVSVRQAGDYHMAPSTDIDLMDVSPKQLVSVAAALIPFLENDDANRALMGSNMQRQAVPLIKAEAPLVGTGMEQAVARDSGASIVAKRSGIVDQIDGTRIVVRATEETSHSAAGVDIYNLLKFQRSNQNTCINQRPLVKVGDRVTQGEIIADGPSTELGELALGRNVLVAFMPWNGYNFEDSILISERIVRDDVFTSIHIEEFEVMARDTKLGQEEITRDIPNVGEEALKNMDEAGIVYIGAEVKPGDILVGKVTPKGESPMTPEEKLLRAIFGEKASDVRDTSLRLPPGVAGTIVEVRVFSRRGVDKDERALAIERAEIDRLAKDRDDERDILERSFRTRLQALIMGKTVSGGPNGVKAGDTITDELLAGVEAREWGKIVLDDDNIMADVEALRTHTDESVEVLNKRFENKVEKLQRGDELPPGVMKMVKVFVAVKRKLQPGDKMAGRHGNKGVISKINPIEDMPFLEDGTHVDVVLNPLGVPSRMNVGQILETHLGWACNGIGRQIGDMLDAIKLGLADDEPLREKLADVYGQDVYKQSIEHLDQPQLIDMSKNLRNGITIATPVFDGAREPDIVKMLEKANLPASGQMDLWDGRTGEKFDRAVTVGYIYMLKLHHLVDDKIHARSIGPYSLVTQQPLGGKAQFGGQRFGEMEVWALEAYGAAYTLQEMLTVKSDDVSGRTKVYEAIVRGDDTFEAGIPESFNVLVKELHSLGLNVELLQSEI comes from the coding sequence ATGAGTAATTCCTTCACCGGTCACAATCGTATTCGCAAGAGCTTTGGGCGCATCCCCGTGGTCGCCCCGATGCCGAACCTGATCGAGGTCCAAAAGACTTCCTATGAATGTTTCCTGCAACGCGACACGCCGGTCGCAGAGCGCACCGAAAGTGGTTTGCAGGAAGTTTTGAAGTCGGTTTTCCCGATCAATGACTTCTCCGAGCGCGGCACGCTCGAGTTCGTATCCTATGAATTCGAAGAGCCCAAGTACGACGTGGAGGAATGCCAGCAACGGGGCATGACCTACTCGGCGCCGCTCAAGGTCACCCTGCGGTTGGTGGTCTGGGACGTGGACGAGGAAACCGGGGCCCGCTCCGTGCGTGATATCAAGGAACAAGACGTCTATATGGGCGACATGCCTTTGATGACCGCCAACGGTACCTTCGTGGTCAACGGCACCGAGCGCGTGATCGTCTCGCAGATGCACCGCTCTCCGGGCGTGTTCTTCGATCACGACAAGGGCAAGACCCATTCCTCGGGCAAATATCTGTTTGCCGCCCGGGTGATTCCCTATCGCGGTTCCTGGCTCGACTTCGAGTTTGATGCCAAGGATCTGGTCTATGTGCGCATCGACCGCCGTCGCAAGCTGCCTGTCACCACCTTGCTGTTGGCCCTGATGGCCGATGGTCCGGCGGAAGGCGAGAACCTGGGCGAAGAGACCCGGCGCACCGGCGGCATGAGCCCCGAGCAGATTCTCAACTTCTTCTACGACACGGTCTCCTTCACCAAGGGCGCCAAGGGTTGGAAGACCGCTTTTGACGCCAAGCGTTTGGCCGGCACCAAGATGGCCTTTGACTTGGTGGATGCCAACACCGGCGACGTGGTTGCCGAAATCGGTAAAAAGATGACCCCGCGTCTGGCGCGCAAGCTGACCGAAGCGGGCATGACGGAACAGCTGATTTCCCTGGAAGAACTGGTCGGTCGCTACATTGCACAAGACCTGATCAACGAGGAAACCGGCGAACTGTTCTGCGAAGCCGGTGACGAACTGACCGAAGAGATCCTGGAGATCCTGGAAAAGGCCGGAATCACTGAAATCCCGACCCTGGCCATTGATCATATCAATGTGGGTCCCTACATCCGCAATACCCTGGCCATCGACAAAAACACCACCCGCGAAGAGGCCCTGATCGATATCTACCGGGTCATGCGGCCGGGCGAACCGCCGACCTTGGATACGGCGGAGAACCTGTTTGGTGGGTTGTTCTTTGATTCCGAACGTTATGACCTGTCACCGGTAGGCCGGGTGAAGATGAACTCGCGCCTCGGCTTTGAAACCGAAGACACCCTACGCACCCTGCGCAGCGAGGATATCCTCGAAGTGGTTAAGGTGCTGGTGGAGCTTAAGGACGGCAAGGGCGAGATCGACGACATTGATCACCTGGGCAACCGTCGTGTGCGGTCGGTCGGCGAACTGATGGAAAATCAGTATCGGGTCGGTCTGCTGCGCATGGAACGGGCCATCAAGGAACGCATGAGTTCCGTCGATATTGATACGGTGATGCCGCACGACCTGATCAATGCCAAGCCCGCTGCCGCCGCGGTGCGCGAGTTCTTCGGATCGTCGCAGCTTAGCCAGTTCATGGATCAGACCAACCCGCTGTCGGAAATCACCCACAAACGGCGCCTGTCGGCTCTCGGCCCGGGCGGTCTGACCCGCGAGCGCGCCGGGTTCGAGGTGCGTGATGTGCATCCGACGCATTATGGTCGCATTTGTCCCATTGAGACGCCTGAAGGCCCCAACATCGGCCTGATTAACTCGCTGGCCACTTATGCCCGGGTCAATCAATACGGCTTCATCGAAAGCCCCTACCGGAAAGTGGTGGACGGCAAGGTTTCCGACGACGTCATGTACATGTCGGCCATGCAAGAGGGCAAATTCGCCATCGCCCAGGCCAATACGGAACTGGCCGAGGACGGTAGCTTTGTCCAAGACCTGGTCAGCGTGCGTCAGGCGGGCGATTACCACATGGCGCCTTCCACCGATATCGACCTGATGGACGTGTCGCCGAAGCAGCTTGTGTCCGTGGCCGCGGCGCTCATTCCATTCTTGGAAAACGACGACGCCAACCGCGCCCTGATGGGATCGAACATGCAGCGTCAGGCCGTGCCGCTGATCAAGGCCGAAGCGCCGTTGGTTGGTACCGGCATGGAACAGGCCGTGGCTCGAGACTCCGGGGCGTCCATCGTCGCCAAGCGATCCGGCATCGTCGATCAGATCGACGGAACCCGTATCGTGGTGCGTGCCACGGAAGAAACCTCGCACTCGGCGGCGGGCGTCGACATCTACAATCTGCTGAAGTTCCAGCGTTCCAACCAAAACACCTGCATCAACCAGCGGCCGCTGGTGAAGGTCGGTGACCGGGTGACCCAGGGCGAGATTATCGCCGATGGTCCTTCTACCGAGCTTGGTGAATTGGCTTTGGGGCGGAACGTGCTGGTCGCGTTCATGCCATGGAATGGTTACAACTTCGAGGATTCCATCCTGATCTCCGAGCGCATCGTCCGCGACGACGTGTTCACCTCGATCCATATCGAGGAATTCGAGGTCATGGCCCGCGATACGAAACTGGGCCAAGAGGAAATCACCCGCGACATTCCCAATGTGGGTGAAGAAGCGCTGAAGAATATGGACGAGGCGGGCATCGTGTATATCGGTGCCGAAGTCAAGCCGGGCGATATTCTGGTCGGCAAGGTGACGCCCAAAGGCGAATCCCCGATGACTCCGGAAGAAAAGCTGCTGCGGGCCATCTTCGGCGAAAAGGCTTCCGATGTGCGCGACACGTCGCTGCGTTTGCCACCGGGCGTCGCCGGTACCATCGTCGAGGTGCGGGTGTTCTCGCGCCGGGGCGTGGACAAGGACGAACGCGCCCTGGCCATCGAGCGGGCCGAAATCGACCGCTTGGCCAAGGATCGGGACGATGAACGGGATATTCTGGAGCGCAGCTTCAGAACCCGCTTGCAGGCTCTGATCATGGGTAAAACCGTGAGCGGCGGTCCCAATGGCGTCAAGGCCGGGGACACCATTACCGACGAGTTGCTGGCCGGTGTGGAGGCCCGCGAATGGGGTAAAATCGTCCTCGACGATGACAACATCATGGCCGATGTGGAAGCCCTGCGCACGCACACCGATGAGAGCGTCGAAGTACTCAACAAACGCTTCGAGAACAAGGTCGAGAAGCTACAGCGTGGTGACGAACTGCCGCCGGGCGTGATGAAGATGGTCAAGGTCTTCGTTGCGGTGAAGCGCAAGCTCCAGCCGGGCGACAAGATGGCAGGACGTCATGGCAACAAGGGTGTGATCTCCAAGATCAATCCCATCGAGGACATGCCTTTCCTGGAAGACGGCACCCATGTGGACGTGGTGCTCAACCCCTTGGGCGTGCCATCGCGCATGAACGTGGGGCAGATCCTCGAAACCCATCTGGGCTGGGCCTGTAACGGCATCGGACGCCAGATTGGTGACATGCTAGACGCCATCAAGCTCGGCTTGGCGGACGACGAACCGCTGCGCGAGAAGTTGGCCGATGTGTACGGTCAGGACGTCTATAAGCAGAGCATCGAACATCTGGATCAGCCGCAACTGATCGATATGTCCAAGAATTTGCGCAACGGCATCACCATCGCCACGCCGGTGTTTGATGGTGCCCGCGAGCCGGACATCGTCAAGATGCTGGAAAAAGCCAACCTGCCCGCATCCGGACAGATGGATCTGTGGGATGGCCGGACCGGCGAGAAGTTTGATCGGGCGGTGACTGTCGGCTACATCTATATGCTGAAGCTGCATCACTTGGTGGATGACAAGATCCACGCTCGGTCTATCGGCCCGTACTCGCTGGTCACCCAGCAGCCGCTGGGCGGCAAGGCCCAATTCGGCGGACAGCGGTTCGGCGAAATGGAGGTCTGGGCTTTGGAAGCCTATGGTGCCGCCTATACCCTGCAGGAAATGCTCACGGTCAAATCGGATGACGTCTCCGGTCGGACCAAGGTCTATGAGGCCATCGTCCGAGGGGACGATACCTTCGAGGCGGGCATCCCTGAGTCCTTCAACGTGTTGGTCAAGGAATTGCACTCGCTCGGCTTGAACGTCGAGCTTCTGCAAAGCGAAATCTGA
- the nusG gene encoding transcription termination/antitermination protein NusG: MAYRWYVIHVYSGFEKKVAQSIEEQIRQKGMEDLFEQVLVPTEEVVEMRRGAKVNAERKFFPGYVLAKMEMTDESWHLVKETPKVTGFLGGGGVRPIPISEKEAQRILNQVQEGIERPKPSITFEVGEQVRVSDGPFTSFNGVVEEVDEEKARLKVAVSIFGRSTPVDLEYAQVEKL; the protein is encoded by the coding sequence ATGGCCTACCGTTGGTATGTGATTCACGTTTATTCGGGCTTCGAAAAGAAGGTGGCCCAGTCCATCGAGGAACAGATCCGCCAAAAGGGCATGGAAGACCTGTTTGAGCAAGTGCTGGTACCGACCGAGGAAGTGGTGGAAATGCGCCGCGGGGCGAAAGTCAACGCCGAGCGCAAGTTCTTCCCCGGCTACGTGCTGGCCAAGATGGAGATGACCGACGAATCCTGGCATTTGGTCAAGGAGACTCCGAAGGTAACCGGCTTCCTGGGCGGCGGCGGCGTTCGACCGATCCCGATCAGCGAGAAAGAGGCCCAACGGATCCTCAACCAGGTGCAAGAAGGCATTGAGCGGCCCAAGCCCTCCATCACCTTCGAGGTGGGCGAGCAGGTTCGAGTCAGCGACGGTCCCTTTACCTCGTTTAACGGCGTGGTCGAGGAAGTGGACGAGGAAAAGGCCCGGCTCAAGGTCGCGGTTTCCATCTTTGGCCGCTCGACTCCGGTGGACCTGGAATACGCTCAGGTCGAGAAGCTATAG
- the rplA gene encoding 50S ribosomal protein L1, which yields MAKKGKRLRSAAEGLDRNQHYDLADAVKMVKERATAKFDETVEMAVCLGVDPRHADQMVRGMIALPNGTGKTVRVAVFAKDAKAEEATGAGADLVGAEDLAEKIQKGEADFDRCIATPDMMPVVGRLGKILGPRGLMPNPKLGTVTPNVAEAVKAAKGGQIEFRVEKAGIIHAGIGKASFTEAQILENAQALVNALSKAKPSGAKGSYFLRATLSSSQGPGVKLNISNLVA from the coding sequence ATGGCGAAAAAAGGAAAGCGTTTGCGCAGTGCGGCCGAAGGCCTGGACCGCAATCAGCATTATGATCTCGCCGATGCGGTGAAGATGGTCAAGGAACGGGCCACTGCCAAATTCGACGAAACCGTGGAAATGGCGGTTTGCCTGGGCGTCGATCCGCGTCACGCCGACCAGATGGTCCGGGGCATGATCGCCCTGCCCAACGGCACCGGCAAGACCGTCCGCGTGGCGGTATTCGCCAAAGACGCCAAGGCCGAGGAGGCTACTGGTGCTGGCGCCGACTTGGTCGGCGCCGAGGACCTGGCCGAGAAAATCCAAAAGGGCGAGGCTGATTTCGATCGCTGCATCGCCACCCCGGACATGATGCCGGTGGTTGGTCGTCTGGGAAAAATCCTCGGCCCGCGCGGTCTGATGCCGAACCCCAAGCTGGGCACCGTGACCCCCAATGTGGCCGAAGCCGTGAAAGCGGCCAAAGGCGGACAGATCGAGTTCCGGGTCGAGAAGGCGGGCATCATCCATGCCGGGATCGGCAAAGCCAGCTTCACCGAGGCTCAGATCCTGGAAAATGCCCAGGCCCTGGTCAACGCGCTGAGCAAGGCCAAGCCCTCGGGCGCCAAGGGATCTTATTTCCTGCGCGCCACCTTGAGCTCTTCTCAGGGGCCGGGCGTCAAGTTGAACATCTCCAACCTGGTTGCCTGA
- the rplJ gene encoding 50S ribosomal protein L10: MDRTEKQELVASMHQTFGDTSLVVVTHFTGMTVSELTDLRAKMREAGAQFQVTKNRLTRLALEGTDYEGLKDMFTGPTAMAYSEDPVAAAKVAVEFAKKNDKLVVLGGSLGNQLLDSDGVKALASLPSLDELRGKLVGLLAAPATKVAGVLQAPAGQLARVFGAYGEKGEAA, translated from the coding sequence GTGGACCGCACTGAGAAGCAGGAACTGGTCGCTTCAATGCATCAGACGTTCGGGGATACGTCCCTCGTCGTCGTCACCCACTTTACAGGGATGACGGTGAGCGAGTTGACCGACCTCCGCGCGAAGATGCGTGAAGCGGGCGCCCAATTCCAAGTGACGAAAAATCGGCTCACCCGTCTCGCCCTCGAAGGAACCGACTACGAGGGATTGAAGGACATGTTCACCGGCCCCACCGCCATGGCTTACTCGGAAGATCCGGTAGCCGCGGCCAAGGTCGCTGTGGAGTTCGCCAAGAAGAACGACAAGCTCGTTGTTCTCGGTGGCTCGCTGGGAAACCAGCTCCTCGATTCCGATGGGGTGAAAGCCCTGGCCTCGCTGCCGTCTTTGGACGAACTGCGCGGCAAGCTCGTCGGCCTTCTCGCCGCCCCGGCCACCAAGGTGGCTGGTGTACTGCAAGCTCCCGCCGGGCAACTGGCGCGTGTTTTCGGTGCATACGGTGAAAAGGGTGAAGCTGCCTGA